The genomic segment TGCAGCTGCGTCCGGAGCAGCTGCGCGCGCTCGTCGGCGGCACGATCGTGCACGACGTCGGCAAGATCGAGACGCCCGACGCGGTGCTGAACAAGCCGGGGCGGCTGACGCCCGAGGAGCGGGCGATCATCGAGGAACACCCGGTTCGGGGATACGAGATGTGCAGAAATCTCGGATTCATGGAGGAGGAGCTTGGCATCATCCGCTCGCACCACGAAAAGTGGAACGGCGAAGGCTATCCCGACCGCCTGGCGGGCGAAGAGATTCCCCGAATGGCGCGAATCGTAGCGGTCGCGGACGTGTACGATGCGCTGACGAGCAACCGCGCTTACCGGCCAGCGATGTCCCACGAGGATGCGATGGCGATCCTGAACGCCAGCAAGGGTACGCACTTCGAGCCTGCCTCCGTCGAAGCCTGGGAGCGGGCCTGCCAGGCCGAGCCCGAGATGATCCGGGAGGGCTCTGCGATGTGGGAACGGGGCTTCGGCAGATCGGCGCTCGCTTAACCGCAACGCCGGTCATCCGGCGAATCGAGAACGGCGCCGCTCCCGGCTGGGATGCGGCGCCGTTTGTTTATTTAGAAACCGGAAGTCGAGAAGATTGTTTAAAAATTGAAGTTGTCGGGATCTGGACCGACCCGCAAGCCGCGGTCCATCGCGGCGATCTGGCGATGATCCTCCTCCGTCAGCGAGAAGTCGAAGACATCGGCATTCTCCGCGATCCGGTGCGTTCGGGTCGACTTGGGAATGGTCGCCACGCCAAGCTCGAGGTCCCAGCGGAGGATAACCTGGGCGACAGATCTGCCATGCCGCCGCGCGATTGCCGTCAGCGTCGGATCGTCGAGCAGTTCTCCTTGCATAAGCGGGGACCACGCTTCTATTCGAATGCCGCGCTTGGCCGCATAAGCCCGCAGCTCAGGCTGCTGCAGCCGCGGATGCAGCTCGACCTGATCGACCATGGGCGCAACGGTTGCGGCTTGCAGCAGGTCCTCTAGATGGTGAACGTGGAAGTTGCTTACGCCGATCGCCTTCACGCGCCCTTCCGCATACAGCTTTTCGAGCGCGCTCCAAGCCGCTTTGTATTTTCCCGCGACGGGCCAGTGGATGAGATAGAGATCGAGGTAATCAAGCCCCAGCTTGCGAAGGCTTGTCTCGTAAGCGGCGAGCGTCTCCTCGTATCCGAGGTCCGCGTTCCATACCTTCGATGTGACGAACAGCGATTCGCGGGCAAGTCCCGTCTCGGCGAGCGCCTCGCGAATGCCGGTGCCGACGCTCATCTCATTGTCGTAGATTGCGGCCGTATCGATGCTGCGGTAACCCAAGCGAACGGCTTCCTTGACCGCGTTCGCCGCTTCGTCGCCCTCCGGCACTTTGAATACGCCGAGGCCGAGCCATGGCATACGGACGCCGTTGGCGAGCGGAAAGGCGCTTTGGAGATTGTGAAGCTCAGTATGCGTAGTCATAATCGGAATGATCCCCCTTATTTTAGTGTGAGGCTGTTGCCGCGGGCGCTTGGCATTCTTTTCTTGCGCGGTTTTCCGCGTTTTCTCCGCGCAGGCTCGCTGCCGTCAGCAGCACCGCGCCGGCGACCATGACGGCGCCGACCCAGGGTGTATGCGCGACGCCGAGCCGGTCCACGACGATGCCGCCGAGGAAGGCGCCGATCGCGATGCCCGCGTTAAAAGTGGCGATGTTGAGCGAAGCGGCGAAGTCCACGGCATTTTTGGCGTGTCGTTCCGCCAGCATCACTACGTAGAGCTGGAGCCCGGGGACGTTCATGAATGCGAGCAGGCCCATGAGCAGGACGGCCGCCAGTCCGGCCGCGCGATAGGGTGCGGCGTAGTTCAGCGCGAGCAGCACGATGGCCTGCAGCGCGAACATCGCGAGCAGCGCCGGAACGGGGCGCTTGTTGGCGGCTTTGCCGCCGACGATATTGCCGATCGCGATGGCGATGCCGTAGAAGAGCAAAATTAAGGCGATCGACGATTCGCCGTATCCGGTTATATCCCGCAGAAGCGGAGACAAATAAGTGAAGACCACAAACGTGCCTCCGTAGCCGAGCGCCGTGATGGAGAAGGCGAGCAGCAGCTTGCGGTTCCCAAGCAGCGGCAGTTGGTGGCGCAGCTTCGTCCGGACGGATCCGCGGAGCCCGGCAGGTATGAGCGCGAGATTGGCTGCTAGGGCGACGATGCCGACGGCCGCGATCGCGGCGAAGGCGGTCCGCCAGCCCAGGTGCTGGCCAAGCAGCGTGCCGAGGGGAACGCCCGTCACGGTCGCAATCGTAAGACCCGAGAACATGGTGGAGATTGCGCTGGCTCTGCGATCCCGCGGCACAAGATCAGCCGCGATCGTCGAGCCGACGGACATGAAGACGCCGTGCGCGAAGGCGGACAGCACGCGGGCGGCGAGCAGCAGAACGATGCCGCCCGAAGCGGCGGCGAGGGCGTTGCCGGCGATAAAGACGACCATGATCCAGAGCAGCAGCGTCTTGCGCGGCACGCCTGCCGCGATCGAAGTCAGGACCGGTGCCCCGACCATGACGCCCAGCGCGTATAGCGTGACCGTAAGGCCGGCGAGCGATTCGGATATATGAAGATCATCCGCGATGAGGGGCAGCAGCCCGACGCTGATGAATTCGGTCGTACCGATGGCGAACGCGCTGACTGCGAGCGCAAGCAGCGCGGCCGTGCTTTTTTTGACTGCAAACCTCATTGGAGCATCACTCCCGTAGTAGATATCCCGGCCGGTGAATGCTATTATGGATGAATGTCGCCCGAATGGACAGTACGTACTTTTAAGTGATATAGGTACTAAAAAGTACCCATGGCGACATACGGAAGGAGCGACCTCGCGTTGGCTAAAAAATACAACATCTCCGTGGAAGCGACGCTCGAAGTCATCGGCGGCAAATGGAAGTGCGTCATCCTGTGTCATCTGACGTACGGCAAGAAGCGTACGAGCGAGCTCAAGCGCCTCATGCCCGCCATCACGCAGAAGATGCTCACGCAGCAGCTGCGCGAGCTCGAGGACGACGGCATCGTCAACCGGATCGTATATAACGAAGTGCCTCCCCGCGTCGAGTACGAGCTCAGCGCTTACGGGTGGAGTCTGAAGTCGATTCTGGATTCCTTGTGCAACTGGGGCGAACAGCATATTATCAAGGAATACGGGGATAAATACGCGGTGCTCGAAGACAACGTGCTGAACCGCTAGAGGAGAGGTATATGGAGATGACCAAGCCATCGATATACGGCTTGCCTTACGATAAGCTGGCCGCTTGGCTGGCGGAGCGGGGCTTCAAGAAGTCGCGCGCCGACCGCGTGTGGGAACAGCTCTACCGCAGCCGTGTCGCGGACTTTGCGGAGATGGACCCTGCGCTCGAGCCCGCCGTGACGACAGTGCTCGAGAAGAGCTTCGCGCTTCGGACGATGACGGAGCACGTGAAGCAGCAGTCCGCGGACGGAACCGTGAAGTTCCTGTTCCGCCTGGCCGACGGCAATCTCATTGAGACGGTGCTCATGCGTCACAAGTTCGGCCTGTCCGTCTGCGTGACGACGCAGGTCGGCTGCAATATCGGCTGCAGCTTCTGCGCGAGCGGCCTGCTTGCCAAGAGCAGGGATCTTTCCGGCGGAGAGATCGCGGAGCAGATCATGCAGGTTCAGGCGCATCTCGATGCCGCAGGCAATGGAGAGCGCGTCAGCCATGTCGTCGTGATGGGCATTGGGGAGCCCTTCGACAACTACGACAACATGGCGGATTTCATCCGCGTCATGAAGGATCACAAGGGTCTGGCGATCGGACCGCGTCACATCACCGTGTCCACGAGCGGGCTGGCAAACAAGCTGCGGGAATTCGCGGACTCGGATTTGCAGACGAACCTGGCGGTATCGCTTCATGCGCCGAACGACGAACTGCGCACCCGGATTATGAAGATCAATCGCGCCATTCCGATCGCGAAGCTGATGGATGCGATCGATTATTACCTGGAGCGGACGAACCGGCGGCTTACGTTGGAGTATATCTTGCTGCGGGACGTGAACGACCGCAGGGAGCATGCGGAGGAGCTGGCGGATCTGATCGGCGAGGCGCGGCGGAGCCAGGTGAACGTGAATCTTATCCCGTATAATCCGGTAGATGAGCACAGCCAATATCAGCGCAGCGAGCAGGAGGCGGTACGGGGCTTCTACGACGCACTCAAGAAGCGCGGCGTGAGCGTCAGCGTGCGGTTGGAGCACGGCGCCGACATCGACGCGGCCTGCGGGCAGCTGCGAAGCAAGCAGATTGCGAAGGCGAATTAAATCATGCGAAAGGGGCCGCGTCGAACGGCCCCCTTTCTTCTATTTGGGCTCGGCAAGCTGCCGAATGCGCTGCGGGGACAGCCCGGTAAGCCTGGCGATCGTATCGAGGTCCATACCTTCTCGCAGCATGTGAAGCGCGATTTCCGCTTTCGCAGATTCTTGTCCGGATTCCCAGCCCGTCTCCCGGCCTTCTTCCCACGCATCCTTCAAAAAGCTGATCCGGTCTCGTTGCGCCTTTTCCCGCGCTTCGTACAGCATTCTTGTCATGTCGTCCTCGCTCAGGTGAGACAAACGTTCTTCGGCGTTTCGAATCGTCGGATCCATCTCGATCAACTCCTCCAACTGTTCTGGGGTCGTCCGTTCGTCCAAAAACCGCAGCCAGCGATGCAGCGGATCTTCTGAGCGATAAGGCCCGGCTCGAAACTTGGGACATTCGATAAAATTCAGCTCGATCAGGTCTGTGAGCCGATATTGCCTGGCCCTGTCTTCGTATAATTGAAACGAATGGTGGTAGTGTTCAAGCGTCAGAAAAGCAAAATCCAAAATATTGATGCAGATCGTCTTTTTGAGCTGGCTGTAATCCTCGCCTTCGCGAATGGAGTCGGCGAGCAAGCGCCCCATGTAGAACAAGCTTTTCCATGTGCCGGTAGCGCCCGACCTGCATCTCGACGTTGATTTGCTCCCGGTCCGCGGTCTCGCAGCGGATATCGAGCACGCCTTCTTTGTCTTCGATGAGGCGCTTGGTAAGCAGCTTGCCGTCCAGGATAGTAAGATCGGCGATCGCCGCCCGGTCCGTCCGCCGCAAAATCGCGTTCAGCAGTCCGATCAGCAGCGGCTTGCTGTCGGCTTCGCCGAACAGCCGTTTGAACAAGTAATCGTTTTTCGGATTCAATCGTTTCCTCATGTTCCCCGTTCTCCCTTCAGTATATCACAGCCCTTTGCGCGCTTGGAGGACGCAAAAAAAAGCACGCGCCGTCCGCTAAGCCCGCAAAATCGGGGTTAACGGCGGCGCGTGCTTCGCGTCCGCTTTTATGCATGAATCTATCTTCGCTTGAACGGCAGGGTTTGTCAAACCGAAGGAGCTACGCCTGACTCGCGACGACGGGGATCCATACCTCGCAGCGGTAATCCTCCGCGTTCGTGTCTCCCTCCAGGTATACCTCGAGCTCGGGTGCCGGGGCATGCTCATAGCCGCAGGAAGGGAACCATTCGCTATAGATCCGTCCCCATAGCCGCTGAATCGAAGCCGTCACGGGGCCGATCGAGGTGAATACCGCCCAGGTGGCCTGAGGCACCGTCCACGAGACGCAGCCTTCCGGCGTCTCCGTTTCCGCGTCGCACTCGACGGCGACCAGATAGGTGAGCAGCTCTTCGCCGGGCGGCATCGAGCAGATGCCAAGCAACGGGTTGCCGGAGCCGATCTCCGCTAACCTGGACAGCGTGCCGTCGGCCTCGCACTCTCCCCAGTAAGCCGGAATTCTCCGCATGTTCTCTCCGTTCTCGGTGCCGACCCTAATCATTTTGCCGATGACCTTGAATGCTTCTTTTTTGACGATCCGATAATCCATTTCTTTGTCTCCCTTCAACGACAGGTGGAAGGAAATGCGCGGGTAAGCCTTAAGCGAGGCGCCTTGGGCTTTGGCTTCAGAAGGTGCGATGCCATGCGCTTTGCGGAATGCCTTCGCGAACGACTCCGGAGATTCGTACCCGTACTTCAACGACACGTCCAGCACTTTGGCCGCGCCCATCGCGAGCTCCTGAGCCGCCAGCGTCAGCTTGCGCTTGCGCATGTATTCCGCGACCGTCATGCCCGTCAGCATGTGGAACATGCGTTGAAAATGATAAGGCGAGGTGCACGCCGCATGCGCGATCTCAGCGATATCGAAAGGCTCCTCCATCATCTGTTCTATCCGGTCCAGCGCGTGCCGCATTCGCTCAAGCCACTCCATGCGCACTCCCCTCTCTGACTCCACTCTATCATCCGGGGACCGCGATCGCCTGTCTTGGCGTGCTGTTCGCGAACAGCCCCGTAATGCCGATCAGATCGATTCCCGCCGGCGGGACATGAGCGCCAGCGCGCCCGCTCCGATCAACAGGATTGCCAGAATGGAAGAGCCGCCCGTCAGCTTGCCGAGCACGTAGCCGACCGAGAAGATCGCGAAGAAGAGGAGGGAAAGGAAAGTCAGGATGTTGATCGGGATCAGCAGCCACTTGTTGCGGCCGCCGAACCAATACAGCTCGAACAGACCGACGGCGGGGGCGAGAATGAATCCGGGCCACATCATCGACCAGTTGTCCAGCAGCATGGCGATCTGACAGACGCCGTACACCGTGAGCAGGACGCCGCCTGGAACGAGCACGCCTACGCCTTTGCCGCCGAGCACCGAGAAGTACAGCCAGTGGAAAAAAATGCCCAGCGGCAGCACGAACAGCGTCGGCCAGAAATAAGCGAAAATCGAGCCCGTGCCCAGATGCAGATCGCCGCGGAACAGCAGAAAGAGGCCGGCCAACAGCAGGAGAGGGCCGAGCAGCGTGCCGCGATGGATTTTCATAAGTGATCGCTCCTTATAAGCAAAGCTTGGTTGCTTATAGCTTAACACCTTGAGCTCGAATCTGTCGTCCAACTCGCGCATAGCGCAAAATCAGACTGGAGACGGAGGCGCCGGGCCGGGCATTATGGTAAAAGAAGCGCGCGGGCACGCAACTGATGCGAGCGGTCGCGCAGCTGCGGACATCAGAGCGTCTGCCCGCTGTCCACGGTGACGAGCTGTCCTGTCATCGCCTCCTGTTCCAGCGCGAAGCGGATGGCGCGGGCGATATCCTCGGGCGACGAAATGGCTTCCAGCAGCGTCGAGGGCGCGAGCTTGCGCATTTGCTCTTCGCGTCCGGCCCACCAGCGCGTGCTCACGGCGCCGGGCACGATCGCGTTAACGCGGATCTTCGGAGCGAGCGCTTGCGCCAGCGACAGTGTGAGGCCGTGGACGGCCGCCTTGGAGACCGCATATGGCAGCGAGGAGCCGCGGCCGGTCTTGCCCGCGATGCTGCCGACGTTCACGATCGCGCCTCCGCCTCCGCGGGCCATGAGCGGCGCGGCCGCTCTGGCGCAGTAGAACATCCCTTTAACGTTAACGCTCAGGAGCTCTTCCCATGCGTCGTCCGTCACCGCCTCCAGGTCCTGCAGCGGAATGTGCCGGGTGACACTCGCGTTGTTAACGAGCAAATCTACCGAACCGAACGCCCGGTCGGCGGTGCTGAACATGGCTCTAACCTCTGCGTCCGAAGACACGTCCGCCCGCGCCGCGATTGCCTGCCCGCCGAATCCCCGGATCGCCTCGACCGTTTCTTCTGCATCTGATCGAGACCGCGAATAATTAACGACGACGGCCGCGCCCAGTGCCCCCAGTTCCAGCGATACCGCTCTTCCGATCCCGGTGCCCCCGCCGGTAACGATCGCCGTACGATTTTTTAAATCCATCGCGGTTCCTCCTCCAAGATCTTAGTTCTGTCCATCCTTTCGTATTAAGTTTAAAGGCTTGCTCGCGTTTCGTATAATTGAATGTATTGAAGTTTTGGTTCACTAAAATCGATCGGAGATGCATCGCATGGATCCCAAATCGCTTCGCGCTTTTCATCGAATCGCGGCGCTTGGAAGCTTTCGCCTCGCGGCCGAGGAGCTAAACTACGCCCAGTCTACGGTGACGATGCAGATTCAGCGGTTGGAGGAAGATCTCGGAGTTATGTTGTTCGAACGTACCGGGGGACTTCGGCTGACCGGGGAAGGCAGATTGTTAAGGGAACGCAGCCTGCCGATCCTGCAGGACATGGACCGTCTGCGGAGGTCGCTGACGGAGCTGCGCGAAGGGGACGCGGGGGAGGTCAGGCTCGGCGCGACGGAGCCCGCCGTCAGCTGTCGGCTGCCGGCACTGCTGAAGCGCTTCGCGGAACGCTACCCCAAGATTCGAATCTCCGTCGAGTCCGCCAGCACGCCGGTCTTGAGCGAGCGGCTGCGCAAAGGGGGGCTCGACCTGGCGCTCTGCGCCACGCCCGAGCATGCGGAGGGCCTCCACTTCGAGCAGCTGTATCGCGAGCCGTTCGCCGCGCTTATGCCTGCCGATCATCCATTGGCATCGCAGGCGCATGTCCGGTTGGATGATCTCGTCGCCTATAAGCTGCTCGTCACAGCCTCGAATTGTCCCTATCGCCGCAAGCTCGAGCTTCTGCTGGCCGAGTCCGGCGCGCCGGCGGCGGAGACGATGGAGATCGGCAGCATGACCGCCCTCGCATCTTATGTCGCGATGGGTCTGGGCGTCGCCCTTGTTCCCCGCGTGTTGGCGGACAAGCCGCCGCCTGGCGTCCTCTCCCGGCCGATTCAGGGAGCGGCGGTCGATATGGCTTGCGGGTTGCTCAGCCGGACCTCGGAGTCGCCGCTGACGCCGGCGGGGGCGAAGCTGTACGCGGCGTTGCGCGATAAACTCGCGGAATAGGCGGCGCCGAACCGAACTCTTTTCCAAGTTGAAGTGTATTAGTGGCGATACGCTTGGAGAGGAGGAGACAGCATGGACATCGCGAAAGCGGAAGCGCAGCGGCTTTACGAAGAAAATGCCGTTTATATCTACCGTCTCGTGCTGATGCTGACGAAATCCAGAGCGCTGGCGGAGGACATTACCCAGGACGTTTTTATGCAAGCCTTTCGCAAATACGGCAGCTTTGATCCGCAGCGAACCGGTTCGGCGCGGCCGTGGCTGTCCCGGATTGCGATCAATCAAACGCGCAATTCGTTGCGGAAGAACCGCTGGCTCAGTCTGATCGGCCATACGCCCGAGCGGGCGGCCCCGGATTCGATCGAAGACGTCGTCCTGTCGGACGAGCGCGATCGGGAGTTATGGCGCGAGGTGCTAGGACTGTCGTTGAAAACGAGGGAGGTCGTAACGCTCCACTTTTATGGGGGGATGACCCTTCAGGAGACGGCCGACTTGTTGGGAATACCGCTTGGAACCTGCAAGTCCCGGCTCCATTCGGCGCTGAACAATCTGAGGGCGCGTCTGCCGAATAAGGATCGCTATTTCGCATACGGGAGCGGGGGTAGCCATGAGTGATGTCTCGAAGTATCGACGGGTGATTCATGAGGCGCTCGAATCTGAAAAACCGGCGGCTTCCTTCGACCAGCTCTGGACGCGGGCTGAGAATGTGGCGCGCAGACCCTTGCGGCGCTATTGGCTGATCGCGCTGCCCTTGCTCGCGGCGCTGTTGGCGGGGGCATGTACGGCCGTTTACCAAAGCGTGACGAACTGGTCTAACACGACCGTCTCTTTTAGCGATAAGAAAGACGATCTGACGGATATGCTGACGCCGCTGGAAAAGTTCGACGACATGGTCTTGCTGCGGGATAATCCGCTGCTGTCGCTGGAAGAAACGAGAAAAAAAGCTCCGATCCCGATAAGAAATCCGATTTTGCCGGACGGGTGGACGGAGGTCCGATCCACAGGCGTGAATCCGGGCAACGCCGAATACTGGAGTTCCTTGCTCGATCCCCAAGGCAGGCGCGTCGTTGTAAAACAAGCGTTCGACAGCAGTTACACGATGTCCTTAAGGAAGAAGTCCAACGAGACTTTTTTCGTTGGATATCCGAAAGAATCCAAGTTCATTAAGGGCTTCGGCGACGATCTCGCGATTCTGATCAATCTGCAGAAAGGGAGATGGCAGATGATGCTTTACCACAAGGAGGCCACAAAAGAAATCGTGACCTGCATCAGCATCTGGAGCATGGATCCGGACGAGGCGGTTGCGCTCGCTCGTTTATACTTGGAGGCGCCTTCGTCTTAATCGCTTTCGCGTCTCCTATAAAAGGAAAACGGCCGATACGGAAAGCCAGGCTCCGCTGTCGGCCGTTCATTTTAATTTGTTTTGACCAGCGCGGACACGACCTCAACCAGCGGTGTCGCCGGCCGCCCGAGCAGCTGTTCCAGATCGCCGCTTTCCACGGCGAGCGTGCCTGCGCGAATCGCCTGTTGGATCGCGACGACGATCGGGAGGGCGAACTCGGGAACGCCTGCGCTCTTCATCACGCCCGCATAAGTTTCATCGTCGACCTGCTGCACCGGAACTTCGCGTCCGAGCGCCTCCGACACCACGCTTGCAAGCTCCGCATACGTACGCAGCGGTCCGCCGAGCTCGTACACTTTGTTCTCGTGTCCGGTGCCGGCGAGCACGGCTGCAGCCGCCTCCGCATAGTCGCTGCGCGCAGCCCAGCCGACTTTGCCGCCGTCTGCGGACGTAACGAGCGGAGCGCCGGCGACGATGCCCTGGATCGCGCCGGCCTCGTTTTCGATGTACCAATTGTTGCGTAAAAAGGCATACGGGATGCCCGTCGCGCGAATCGCGTTTTCCGTCTCGCGGTGTACTTCCGCCAGGAACAGCTCGCTCTCTTGAGCGTTCGGAGCGCTGGTATAGGCGATGAAGCCGACGCCGGCGTTGCGGGCTGCCTTCACGGCGTTCGCGTGCTGGCGAATACGCGTCTCCGTATCTCCGTCGGTCGAGACGATCAACAGGCGATCGATGCCTGCGAAAGCTTGCTCAAGCGAAGCCGGATCGTCGAAGTCGCCGCGCCTGACGTCCACGCCGAGCTCGGCTAGCGCAGCCGCCTTCTGCGGGTCACGAACGCTGACGGCGATCTGCTCCGCGGATATGCGGCCGAGCAGCGTCTTTACGACATGGGAGCCGAGATGGCCCGTTGCGCCGGTCACTAGTATTTTCATAGAAAATCAACCTCCTGGGAATTCGTATTGGATAGCCTCGACATCTTGGTGTGCGAAATGGGGAATGTCTCGGCATCTGTTGTAACCATCATAGCTACAACGAGGGCGCGAGTCAAGTCTCCGAGTCAGGCATATAGGCTTCCCGGTCGGGTGCAGCGTATGGACGCGGATTTCTCCGGCGATGTGCGACCCTTTTCATAGACAAAGGTCGGACGACCCGCTATCATTAGGGCATAACTGCATATCCTCGTACCAGGCGCGCGCATGCTGCCATGCCGCTTAATAGGGAAGTCCGGTGAGAGTCCGGCGCGGTCCCGCCACTGTATATGCCGAGCGCTCCGAGCGATGCCACTGTTCAGCCGAATGGGAAGGCGTCGGAGCCGCGATGAAGCAAAGCCAGGAGACCTGCCTCGATACGACTGTATCCCGCCCGCTTCGCGGAGTGAGCGGCGGGACCGGCTGTGCCAGCTAAGCCGCCCCTCGGCGGACGCGGCCTGTGGCGCGGCGTCATGCTGCGATCTTGAACCACTCCTTTGCGGAGTGGTTTTTTAATGCGGTACGGACGAGCGGCGCGGGTCAAGAGGACTCATCATTTTTTCGGGAAAAGGGGTATGACTCATGTTGGGCTTCAAACGTTTTAAATCGCTGGCATCGCTCGCGCTGTCGGTATCGCTCGCGGTCGCCGGGCTGTCGGCTGCGCTGCCTGCGGGCAAGAGCTACGCGGAGGGCGCCAGCGCCACGACGGTTGCCGCTTCCGTCAACGTGCAGGCGGACATCCAAGCCGCGATCGGCTACGTCAACGCGAACGGCGGAGTCTCGTCGGACTGGCTGGCCTTCAGCTTCGCGCGCGCGGGACAATCGGTTCCCGCCGACTATGCAGCGAAGCTCGCTGCGGGCGTAGAGGCCGAATGGACCAAGGCTTCGCCGGATCCGACGGCGCTGGCGCGCCTTGCGCTGGTTGCGAACGCGATCGGTCTGGACGCCCGCAGCATCGGCGGCCGCGACTTGATCGCGAAGCTGGCGAGCTATCCGTCCTTCGCCAATGTGTACGCCGACATTTTCGTGCTGCTGGCGTTCGATTCCGGCAATTACGAGCTGCCTGCCGGCACCGCGTGGACGCGCGGCGATCTGATCGCCGCCATCGTCTCCGGCATCGACGGCTCCACGGTTCCCGATCTGTACGGCATGGCGCTCAGCGCCCTGGGCAAGTATAAGGACCGCCCCGAGGTTGCTGCCGCGGCGGACAAGGCCGTCGCTTGGCTGGCCGCCAATCTCGCTGGCGACAACAGCGAGGCGATCGCGCAGACGATTATCGGCCTCTCCGCTTACGGCATCGATCCGGCGGACTCGAAGTTCGCCAAGGGCGGATCGAACCTGGTCCAGCGCCTGCTGGCGTTCAAAAATACGGACGGCGGCTTCAAGCACCAGCTGTCCGACGCCGCGTCGGACAAGGCGTTCGCCACCGAGCAGGCGCTGCGCGCGTTGGCCGCTTACGGGCTGTTCG from the Cohnella hashimotonis genome contains:
- a CDS encoding aldo/keto reductase, translated to MTTHTELHNLQSAFPLANGVRMPWLGLGVFKVPEGDEAANAVKEAVRLGYRSIDTAAIYDNEMSVGTGIREALAETGLARESLFVTSKVWNADLGYEETLAAYETSLRKLGLDYLDLYLIHWPVAGKYKAAWSALEKLYAEGRVKAIGVSNFHVHHLEDLLQAATVAPMVDQVELHPRLQQPELRAYAAKRGIRIEAWSPLMQGELLDDPTLTAIARRHGRSVAQVILRWDLELGVATIPKSTRTHRIAENADVFDFSLTEEDHRQIAAMDRGLRVGPDPDNFNF
- a CDS encoding MFS transporter, which produces MRFAVKKSTAALLALAVSAFAIGTTEFISVGLLPLIADDLHISESLAGLTVTLYALGVMVGAPVLTSIAAGVPRKTLLLWIMVVFIAGNALAAASGGIVLLLAARVLSAFAHGVFMSVGSTIAADLVPRDRRASAISTMFSGLTIATVTGVPLGTLLGQHLGWRTAFAAIAAVGIVALAANLALIPAGLRGSVRTKLRHQLPLLGNRKLLLAFSITALGYGGTFVVFTYLSPLLRDITGYGESSIALILLFYGIAIAIGNIVGGKAANKRPVPALLAMFALQAIVLLALNYAAPYRAAGLAAVLLMGLLAFMNVPGLQLYVVMLAERHAKNAVDFAASLNIATFNAGIAIGAFLGGIVVDRLGVAHTPWVGAVMVAGAVLLTAASLRGENAENRARKECQAPAATASH
- a CDS encoding winged helix-turn-helix transcriptional regulator — its product is MATYGRSDLALAKKYNISVEATLEVIGGKWKCVILCHLTYGKKRTSELKRLMPAITQKMLTQQLRELEDDGIVNRIVYNEVPPRVEYELSAYGWSLKSILDSLCNWGEQHIIKEYGDKYAVLEDNVLNR
- the rlmN gene encoding 23S rRNA (adenine(2503)-C(2))-methyltransferase RlmN; this translates as MTKPSIYGLPYDKLAAWLAERGFKKSRADRVWEQLYRSRVADFAEMDPALEPAVTTVLEKSFALRTMTEHVKQQSADGTVKFLFRLADGNLIETVLMRHKFGLSVCVTTQVGCNIGCSFCASGLLAKSRDLSGGEIAEQIMQVQAHLDAAGNGERVSHVVVMGIGEPFDNYDNMADFIRVMKDHKGLAIGPRHITVSTSGLANKLREFADSDLQTNLAVSLHAPNDELRTRIMKINRAIPIAKLMDAIDYYLERTNRRLTLEYILLRDVNDRREHAEELADLIGEARRSQVNVNLIPYNPVDEHSQYQRSEQEAVRGFYDALKKRGVSVSVRLEHGADIDAACGQLRSKQIAKAN
- a CDS encoding Rpn family recombination-promoting nuclease/putative transposase, with protein sequence MGRLLADSIREGEDYSQLKKTICINILDFAFLTLEHYHHSFQLYEDRARQYRLTDLIELNFIECPKFRAGPYRSEDPLHRWLRFLDERTTPEQLEELIEMDPTIRNAEERLSHLSEDDMTRMLYEAREKAQRDRISFLKDAWEEGRETGWESGQESAKAEIALHMLREGMDLDTIARLTGLSPQRIRQLAEPK
- a CDS encoding PD-(D/E)XK nuclease family transposase, producing MRKRLNPKNDYLFKRLFGEADSKPLLIGLLNAILRRTDRAAIADLTILDGKLLTKRLIEDKEGVLDIRCETADREQINVEMQVGRYRHMEKLVLHGALARRLHSRRRGLQPAQKDDLHQYFGFCFSDA
- a CDS encoding AraC family transcriptional regulator, with protein sequence MEWLERMRHALDRIEQMMEEPFDIAEIAHAACTSPYHFQRMFHMLTGMTVAEYMRKRKLTLAAQELAMGAAKVLDVSLKYGYESPESFAKAFRKAHGIAPSEAKAQGASLKAYPRISFHLSLKGDKEMDYRIVKKEAFKVIGKMIRVGTENGENMRRIPAYWGECEADGTLSRLAEIGSGNPLLGICSMPPGEELLTYLVAVECDAETETPEGCVSWTVPQATWAVFTSIGPVTASIQRLWGRIYSEWFPSCGYEHAPAPELEVYLEGDTNAEDYRCEVWIPVVASQA
- a CDS encoding SDR family NAD(P)-dependent oxidoreductase; translation: MDLKNRTAIVTGGGTGIGRAVSLELGALGAAVVVNYSRSRSDAEETVEAIRGFGGQAIAARADVSSDAEVRAMFSTADRAFGSVDLLVNNASVTRHIPLQDLEAVTDDAWEELLSVNVKGMFYCARAAAPLMARGGGGAIVNVGSIAGKTGRGSSLPYAVSKAAVHGLTLSLAQALAPKIRVNAIVPGAVSTRWWAGREEQMRKLAPSTLLEAISSPEDIARAIRFALEQEAMTGQLVTVDSGQTL
- a CDS encoding LysR family transcriptional regulator, with product MDPKSLRAFHRIAALGSFRLAAEELNYAQSTVTMQIQRLEEDLGVMLFERTGGLRLTGEGRLLRERSLPILQDMDRLRRSLTELREGDAGEVRLGATEPAVSCRLPALLKRFAERYPKIRISVESASTPVLSERLRKGGLDLALCATPEHAEGLHFEQLYREPFAALMPADHPLASQAHVRLDDLVAYKLLVTASNCPYRRKLELLLAESGAPAAETMEIGSMTALASYVAMGLGVALVPRVLADKPPPGVLSRPIQGAAVDMACGLLSRTSESPLTPAGAKLYAALRDKLAE
- a CDS encoding RNA polymerase sigma factor, translating into MDIAKAEAQRLYEENAVYIYRLVLMLTKSRALAEDITQDVFMQAFRKYGSFDPQRTGSARPWLSRIAINQTRNSLRKNRWLSLIGHTPERAAPDSIEDVVLSDERDRELWREVLGLSLKTREVVTLHFYGGMTLQETADLLGIPLGTCKSRLHSALNNLRARLPNKDRYFAYGSGGSHE
- a CDS encoding SDR family oxidoreductase codes for the protein MKILVTGATGHLGSHVVKTLLGRISAEQIAVSVRDPQKAAALAELGVDVRRGDFDDPASLEQAFAGIDRLLIVSTDGDTETRIRQHANAVKAARNAGVGFIAYTSAPNAQESELFLAEVHRETENAIRATGIPYAFLRNNWYIENEAGAIQGIVAGAPLVTSADGGKVGWAARSDYAEAAAAVLAGTGHENKVYELGGPLRTYAELASVVSEALGREVPVQQVDDETYAGVMKSAGVPEFALPIVVAIQQAIRAGTLAVESGDLEQLLGRPATPLVEVVSALVKTN